One region of Quercus lobata isolate SW786 chromosome 2, ValleyOak3.0 Primary Assembly, whole genome shotgun sequence genomic DNA includes:
- the LOC115976209 gene encoding protein REVEILLE 1, producing the protein MAIQDQTVGSRSHSVVQASNGISLSSGLHSVTGVQLRDQFSCGNDYAPKVRKPYTITKQRERWSEEEHKKFLDALKLYGRAWRRIEEHVGTKNAVQIRSHAQKFFSKIARDSNGSNTTSTEPIEIPPPRPKRKPMHPYPRKLVIPPNKEVSALEQPMRSASPNSSVWEQEDQSPTSVFSAIGSDTVGFTDSDTPNGSLSPASSTAGVQPGGLVLSEPNQSTEESASPSPALTTVGSVSDEQLPMKFELFPRENNYVKEGASEETSNRSLKLFGRTVLVTDSHRPSSPTIVAGKSMPADILEEKVVQPLPWNFVPVKSIQGNTEYSWSHSTQGVQGGLYFMQCQKENSYMAEANSAAPIPWWTFYGGLRFPVMPFHEVEQSKAHLGSDLEEVQGKEVQKEGSWTGSNNGSVTDGNNGDKCSDAETQSYPLFLKEENQEAGLVFQLRPSENSAFSELGRSPAKCLKGFVPYKRCVAERDTQSSTMRGEEREEKQIRLYL; encoded by the exons ATGGCTATTCAG GATCAAACTGTCGGTTCTCGTTCACATTCTGTGGTCCAGGCAAGCAATGGAATATCATTGAGTTCTGGCCTGCATTCTGTAACTGGTGTCCAACTAAGGGATCAGTTTTCTTGTGGCAATGATTATGCTCCCAAG GTTAGGAAACCATACACaatcacaaaacaaagagaaagatgGTCGGAGGAAGAGCATAAGAAGTTTCTTGATGCTTTAAAGCTGTATGGTCGGGCTTGGCGACGGATAGAGG AACACGTGGGAACAAAAAATGCAGTTCAGATTAGAAGTCATGCTCAAAAATTCTTCTCCAAG ATCGCTCGCGACTCTAATGGTAGCAACACAACCTCCACAGAGCCAATTGAGATTCCTCCTCCTCGACCAAAACGAAAGCCTATGCATCCTTACCCCAGGAAACTTGTAATTCCACCTAATAAAGAAGTCTCCGCTCTGGAACAGCCAATGAGGTCTGCATCTCCAAATTCATCGGTTTGGGAACAAGAAGACCAATCTCCAACCTCAGTATTTTCTGCAATTGGTTCAGATACAGTGGGGTTCACTGATTCAGATACACCAAATGGCAGCTTATCCCCTGCTTCATCTACAGCTGGTGTCCAACCTGGGGGCTTAGTACTATCTGAACCCAACCAATCGACCGAGGAAAGTGCATCTCCATCACCAGCTCTAACAACTGTTGGTTCAGTTTCTGACGAGCAACTTCCCATG AAATTCGAGTTGTTTCCCAGGGAAAACAACTATGTTAAAGAAGGTGCATCAGAGGAAACGTCAAACCGGAGTCTTAAGCTTTTTGGAAGGACTGTGTTAGTAACAGATTCACACAGACCATCTTCTCCCACCATAGTGGCTGGTAAATCAATGCCTGCGGATATCCTCGAGGAAAAAGTTGTGCAACCATTACCATGGAACTTTGTCCCCGTGAAATCTATACAGGGGAATACAGAATATTCTTGGAGTCATTCAACACAGGGTGTACAGGGTGGCCTCTATTTCATGCAATGCCAGAAAGAAAACTCATATATGGCAGAAGCTAATTCTGCTGCTCCTATACCATGGTGGACCTTTTATGGAGGTTTACGTTTTCCTGTCATGCCATTCCATGAGGTGGAGCAATCAAAAGCACATTTGGGCTCTGATCTAGAAGAAGTCCAAGGTAAAGAAGTTCAGAAGGAAGGGTCTTGGACTGGTTCAAACAATGGATCAGTAACTGATGGGAACAATGGTGATAAATGTTCAGATGCTGAGACCCAGAGTTATCCACTTTTCCTTAAAGAGGAGAATCAAGAGGCAGGCCTAGTTTTCCAATTAAGACCAAGTGAAAATTCAGCCTTCTCTGAACTAGGAAGGAGCCCTGCAAAGTGTTTGAAAGGGTTTGTCCCATATAAAAGATGTGTGGCAGAGAGAGACACACAGTCCTCAACAATGAGAGGTGAAGAGAGGGAAGAGAAACAAATCC